In Rosa chinensis cultivar Old Blush chromosome 1, RchiOBHm-V2, whole genome shotgun sequence, a genomic segment contains:
- the LOC112176402 gene encoding phosphatidate cytidylyltransferase 4, chloroplastic isoform X3, giving the protein MAMPNRYLEEVHKGRELSLNEDAVAENQEKANQLKKRIVFGLGIGLSIGIVVLAGGWVFTTVVAAAVFVGAREYFELVRSRGITAGMTPPPRYVSRVCSVICALMPLLTLYRGQIDVSVTSAAFLVAMALHLQRGNPRFAQLSSTMFGLFYCGYLPCFWVKLRCGLAAPALNTGIGASWPILLGGQAQWTVGLVATLISFSSIIAADTYAFMGGKAFGRTPLTSVSPKKTWEGTIAGLCGCIATTVVLSKIFCWPKSLLSSIAFGILNFFGSVFGDLTESMIKRDAGVKDSGSLIPGHGGILDRVDSYIFTGALAYSFVKTFLPLYGV; this is encoded by the exons ATGGCAATGCCAAACAGGTACTTGgag GAAGTCCACAAAGGCCGTGAATTGTCGCTGAATGAAGATGCGGTCGCAGAGAATCAAGAGAAGGCGAATCAGTTAAAAAAAAGGATTGTTTTTGGACTTGGCATTGGATTATCTATTGGAATTGTTGTGTTGGCTGGAGGATGGGTATTCACAACAGTTGTGGCAGCAGCTGTATTTGTTGGCGCACGGGAGTATTTTGAATTGGTTAGGAGTCGTGGAATTACTGCAGGAATGACCCCTCCACCTAGATACGTTTCACGAGTTTGTTCTGTTATTTGTGCTCTCATGCCCTTACTTACCTT GTATCGCGGTCAGATTGATGTTTCTGTGACATCTGCTGCCTTTTTGGTTGCTATGGCATTGCATTTACAGAGAGGAAATCCTCGCTTTGCACAGCTCAGTAGCACCATGTTTGGGCTATTTTATTGTGGATATCTTCCCTGCTTTTGGGTTAAGCTTCGATGTGGTTTAGCGGCCCCAGCCTTAAACACTG GAATTGGAGCATCATGGCCCATCCTTCTCGGTGGACAAGCTCAGTGGACCGTTGGCCTTGTTGCAACCTTGATTTCATTCAGCAGCATTATTGCAGCCGACACTTATGCTTTTATGGGTGGCAAG GCTTTTGGTAGGACACCGCTTACTAGTGTTAGTCCAAAGAAGACATGGGAAGGAACAATTGCAGGCTTATGTGGTTGTATTGCCACTACTGTAGTACTATCAAAGATTTTTTGCTGGCCAAAATCTTTGCTAAG CTCTATAGCTTTTGGGATTCTGAACTTCTTTGGGTCTGTCTTTGGCGATCTTACTGAATCAATGATCAAACGTGATGCGGGCGTAAAGGACTCTGGATCTCTAATACCAGGACATG GTGGAATACTGGATAGAGTGGACAGTTACATATTCACGGGCGCACTTGCATACTCTTTTGTCAAAACCTTCTTGCCTCTATATGGAGTTTGA
- the LOC112176402 gene encoding phosphatidate cytidylyltransferase 4, chloroplastic isoform X1: MATTSYLDLNRCSRPLPPSLSSLSACPCRPSAVTLPRSRAKLGGLDFSIDGTRPVVGLGPTRGLCRPRRRLIAAVARADPDHLGDGNAKQVLGVHKGRELSLNEDAVAENQEKANQLKKRIVFGLGIGLSIGIVVLAGGWVFTTVVAAAVFVGAREYFELVRSRGITAGMTPPPRYVSRVCSVICALMPLLTLYRGQIDVSVTSAAFLVAMALHLQRGNPRFAQLSSTMFGLFYCGYLPCFWVKLRCGLAAPALNTGIGASWPILLGGQAQWTVGLVATLISFSSIIAADTYAFMGGKAFGRTPLTSVSPKKTWEGTIAGLCGCIATTVVLSKIFCWPKSLLSSIAFGILNFFGSVFGDLTESMIKRDAGVKDSGSLIPGHGGILDRVDSYIFTGALAYSFVKTFLPLYGV, from the exons ATGGCTACGACGTCGTATTTGGACCTCAATCGCTGCAGCAGGCCACTCCcgccctctctctcctctctctccgcCTGTCCCTGCCGTCCCTCCGCCGTTACTCTCCCTCGTTCGCGCGCCAAATTGGGTGGTCTAGATTTCTCCATCGATGGAACTAGACCTGTTGTTGGGCTCGGCCCAACTAGAGGCTTGTGCCGCCCCCGCCGCCGCCTAATCGCTGCCGTGGCTCGAGCCGACCCGGACCATCTCGGCGATGGCAATGCCAAACAGGTACTTGgag TCCACAAAGGCCGTGAATTGTCGCTGAATGAAGATGCGGTCGCAGAGAATCAAGAGAAGGCGAATCAGTTAAAAAAAAGGATTGTTTTTGGACTTGGCATTGGATTATCTATTGGAATTGTTGTGTTGGCTGGAGGATGGGTATTCACAACAGTTGTGGCAGCAGCTGTATTTGTTGGCGCACGGGAGTATTTTGAATTGGTTAGGAGTCGTGGAATTACTGCAGGAATGACCCCTCCACCTAGATACGTTTCACGAGTTTGTTCTGTTATTTGTGCTCTCATGCCCTTACTTACCTT GTATCGCGGTCAGATTGATGTTTCTGTGACATCTGCTGCCTTTTTGGTTGCTATGGCATTGCATTTACAGAGAGGAAATCCTCGCTTTGCACAGCTCAGTAGCACCATGTTTGGGCTATTTTATTGTGGATATCTTCCCTGCTTTTGGGTTAAGCTTCGATGTGGTTTAGCGGCCCCAGCCTTAAACACTG GAATTGGAGCATCATGGCCCATCCTTCTCGGTGGACAAGCTCAGTGGACCGTTGGCCTTGTTGCAACCTTGATTTCATTCAGCAGCATTATTGCAGCCGACACTTATGCTTTTATGGGTGGCAAG GCTTTTGGTAGGACACCGCTTACTAGTGTTAGTCCAAAGAAGACATGGGAAGGAACAATTGCAGGCTTATGTGGTTGTATTGCCACTACTGTAGTACTATCAAAGATTTTTTGCTGGCCAAAATCTTTGCTAAG CTCTATAGCTTTTGGGATTCTGAACTTCTTTGGGTCTGTCTTTGGCGATCTTACTGAATCAATGATCAAACGTGATGCGGGCGTAAAGGACTCTGGATCTCTAATACCAGGACATG GTGGAATACTGGATAGAGTGGACAGTTACATATTCACGGGCGCACTTGCATACTCTTTTGTCAAAACCTTCTTGCCTCTATATGGAGTTTGA
- the LOC112176436 gene encoding scarecrow-like protein 6, whose product MKAMPLPFEEFQGKGVLDFSSDSSDLLASPAPQGHHQQPQKWKENCYVGSTEPTSVLDTRRSPSPPTSSSTLSSSHGSGGGSGSTDTTPTTGVAAAAPAENKPSEAGLEEAKCGPPLGMEDWESVLSESPGQEQSILKLMMSDIEDPSLGLNKLLQSGVGSHQDFGFHDVVEDQGYGAFEEHNTGSLNLGMSSIANPSLQATSCSEIPFNGSNATVFSASANNLFPGSLPPGLFQQQQQLVEPLDEKPQIFNPHMVMNQNQAQFNQNPAMFMPLSYSQLQDHHFLSPPPAKRHNSGGFGPSYPGQRLPFLNPGQELMARVQQQQQQQHQQQQQHQQQQLLLLPQHLQHRPVMLAAKDKMVNNLEGDKELMNNHQLHQAIVDQLVNAAELIETGNPLLAQGILARLNQQLSPIGKPFQRAAFYFKEALELLLNMNNSHSSANLSPFSLIYKIAAYKSFSEISPVLQFANFTCNQAILESVEGFNRVHVIDFDIGYGGQWASFMQEVALRNGGSPPSLKITAFVCSSMHDEFELAFTQENLKNFACELNLAFELEIVSIEALNSGSWPLPLHGSEGVAVAVNLPIASFLNSRLSLPLVLRFVKQLSPKIVVSLERGGSDRADIPFPHQIIQAVHCYSSLLESLDAVNANLDALQKIERYLLQPSIEKIVMGCHLSPKRTPTPSWRTLFLSSGFSPVTFSNFTESQADCLVQRTPVGGFHVEKRQSSLVLCWQRKDLISASGWRC is encoded by the coding sequence ATGAAGGCCATGCCCCTACCCTTTGAGGAGTTTCAAGGGAAGGGGGTGTTAGATTTCTCATCTGATTCTTCAGATTTGTTAGCTTCACCAGCACCACAGGGCCACCATCAGCAACCTCAAAAGTGGAAGGAGAATTGCTATGTGGGCAGCACTGAGCCCACTTCTGTTCTCGATACCAGAAGAAGCCCAAGCCCTCCTACATCCTCTTCAACTCTGTCTTCTTCTCACGGCAGCGGCGGTGGAAGTGGGTCTACAGATACCACCCCTACCACCGGCGTGGCGGCTGCGGCTCCGGCAGAAAACAAGCCATCTGAAGCAGGTCTAGAAGAAGCAAAATGTGGACCACCACTTGGAATGGAGGACTGGGAGAGTGTGCTGTCTGAGTCACCAGGTCAAGAGCAGTCCATTCTTAAGTTGATGATGAGTGACATTGAAGACCCATCTCTTGGATTGAACAAGCTGTTGCAGAGTGGGGTTGGTTCTCATCAAGATTTTGGGTTTCATGATGTGGTGGAGGATCAAGGTTATGGCGCCTTTGAAGAACACAATACAGGGAGTTTGAATCTGGGGATGAGCAGCATTGCTAACCCTTCTCTGCAAGCAACATCTTGTTCTGAAATTCCTTTCAATGGCTCAAATGCTACCGTTTTCTCTGCTTCAGCGAACAATCTGTTCCCAGGTTCACTACCTCCTGGTTTGTTCCAACAGCAACAACAATTGGTTGAGCCTTTGGATGAGAAGCCACAAATTTTCAATCCACATATGGTGATGAATCAAAACCAAGCTCAGTTTAATCAAAATCCTGCGATGTTTATGCCACTCTCGTATTCCCAATTGCAAGACCACCACTTCCTTTCCCCACCTCCGGCAAAAAGGCATAATTCCGGTGGCTTTGGACCCAGTTACCCGGGCCAGAGATTGCCGTTTTTGAATCCGGGTCAAGAGCTAATGGCTCGGgtacaacagcagcagcagcaacaacatcagcagcaacaacaacatcagcagcagcagcttctGTTGCTTCCACAACATCTCCAACACAGGCCAGTAATGTTAGCCGCGAAGGACAAAATGGTGAACAATCTGGAAGGGGATAAAGAATTGATGAACAACCACCAGCTTCATCAAGCGATAGTTGACCAGCTTGTCAATGCAGCAGAGCTGATCGAAACAGGCAATCCGTTACTCGCGCAAGGGATATTGGCGCGGCTCAATCAACAGCTCTCTCCTATTGGTAAGCCTTTTCAAAGGGCTGCTTTTTATTTCAAGGAGGCCTTGGAATTACTACTTAACATGAACAACTCTCACTCTTCTGCTAATTTGTCACCTTTTAGCCTCATTTACAAGATTGCTGCATATAAATCATTCTCTGAAATCTCACCAGTTCTCCAATTTGCCAACTTTACTTGCAACCAAGCCATCCTTGAATCTGTGGAAGGCTTTAATCGTGTCCATGTTATCGATTTTGATATTGGCTATGGTGGGCAATGGGCTTCTTTTATGCAAGAGGTGGCTTTAAGAAATGGTGGTTCGCCTCCTTCTCTCAAAATCACTGCATTTGTATGCTCTTCGATGCACGATGAATTCGAGCTGGCTTTCACTCAAGAAAACCTCAAGAACTTTGCTTGTGAGCTCAATTTGGCATTTGAACTCGAAATTGTAAGTATTGAGGCATTGAACTCTGGTTCTTGGCCATTACCACTTCATGGCTCAGAGGGTGTGGCAGTTGCTGTCAATCTTCCAATTGCTTCCTTCTTGAATTCCCGTTTATCGCTTCCTTTGGTCCTGCGCTTTGTTAAGCAGCTTTCTCCCAAAATTGTGGTATCCTTGGAAAGGGGCGGCAGTGACCGGGCTGATATCCCATTTCCCCACCAAATCATTCAAGCCGTTCACTGTTACTCAAGCCTTCTTGAATCATTAGATGCTGTAAATGCAAATCTAGATGCCCTGCAAAAGATTGAGCGGTACTTGCTCCAACCAAGCATTGAAAAGATTGTAATGGGCTGCCATCTTTCTCCTAAAAGGACACCGACACCTTCTTGGAGGACTCTGTTTTTGTCATCTGGGTTCTCCCCGGTGACATTCAGCAATTTCACCGAGTCCCAAGCGGATTGCTTGGTGCAACGGACTCCAGTTGGGGGTTTCCATGTTGAGAAGAGACAGTCTTCGCTTGTGCTCTGCTGGCAGCGGAAGGATCTCATCTCAGCCTCAGGGTGGCGGTGCTGA
- the LOC112176402 gene encoding phosphatidate cytidylyltransferase 4, chloroplastic isoform X2 produces the protein MATTSYLDLNRCSRPLPPSLSSLSACPCRPSAVTLPRSRAKLGGLDFSIDGTRPVVGLGPTRGLCRPRRRLIAAVARADPDHLGDGNAKQEVHKGRELSLNEDAVAENQEKANQLKKRIVFGLGIGLSIGIVVLAGGWVFTTVVAAAVFVGAREYFELVRSRGITAGMTPPPRYVSRVCSVICALMPLLTLYRGQIDVSVTSAAFLVAMALHLQRGNPRFAQLSSTMFGLFYCGYLPCFWVKLRCGLAAPALNTGIGASWPILLGGQAQWTVGLVATLISFSSIIAADTYAFMGGKAFGRTPLTSVSPKKTWEGTIAGLCGCIATTVVLSKIFCWPKSLLSSIAFGILNFFGSVFGDLTESMIKRDAGVKDSGSLIPGHGGILDRVDSYIFTGALAYSFVKTFLPLYGV, from the exons ATGGCTACGACGTCGTATTTGGACCTCAATCGCTGCAGCAGGCCACTCCcgccctctctctcctctctctccgcCTGTCCCTGCCGTCCCTCCGCCGTTACTCTCCCTCGTTCGCGCGCCAAATTGGGTGGTCTAGATTTCTCCATCGATGGAACTAGACCTGTTGTTGGGCTCGGCCCAACTAGAGGCTTGTGCCGCCCCCGCCGCCGCCTAATCGCTGCCGTGGCTCGAGCCGACCCGGACCATCTCGGCGATGGCAATGCCAAACAG GAAGTCCACAAAGGCCGTGAATTGTCGCTGAATGAAGATGCGGTCGCAGAGAATCAAGAGAAGGCGAATCAGTTAAAAAAAAGGATTGTTTTTGGACTTGGCATTGGATTATCTATTGGAATTGTTGTGTTGGCTGGAGGATGGGTATTCACAACAGTTGTGGCAGCAGCTGTATTTGTTGGCGCACGGGAGTATTTTGAATTGGTTAGGAGTCGTGGAATTACTGCAGGAATGACCCCTCCACCTAGATACGTTTCACGAGTTTGTTCTGTTATTTGTGCTCTCATGCCCTTACTTACCTT GTATCGCGGTCAGATTGATGTTTCTGTGACATCTGCTGCCTTTTTGGTTGCTATGGCATTGCATTTACAGAGAGGAAATCCTCGCTTTGCACAGCTCAGTAGCACCATGTTTGGGCTATTTTATTGTGGATATCTTCCCTGCTTTTGGGTTAAGCTTCGATGTGGTTTAGCGGCCCCAGCCTTAAACACTG GAATTGGAGCATCATGGCCCATCCTTCTCGGTGGACAAGCTCAGTGGACCGTTGGCCTTGTTGCAACCTTGATTTCATTCAGCAGCATTATTGCAGCCGACACTTATGCTTTTATGGGTGGCAAG GCTTTTGGTAGGACACCGCTTACTAGTGTTAGTCCAAAGAAGACATGGGAAGGAACAATTGCAGGCTTATGTGGTTGTATTGCCACTACTGTAGTACTATCAAAGATTTTTTGCTGGCCAAAATCTTTGCTAAG CTCTATAGCTTTTGGGATTCTGAACTTCTTTGGGTCTGTCTTTGGCGATCTTACTGAATCAATGATCAAACGTGATGCGGGCGTAAAGGACTCTGGATCTCTAATACCAGGACATG GTGGAATACTGGATAGAGTGGACAGTTACATATTCACGGGCGCACTTGCATACTCTTTTGTCAAAACCTTCTTGCCTCTATATGGAGTTTGA